Proteins co-encoded in one Sporosarcina sp. FSL K6-1522 genomic window:
- a CDS encoding YebC/PmpR family DNA-binding transcriptional regulator — protein MGRKWNNIKEKKASRDANTSRIYAKFGREIYVVAKQGEPDPELNQALKIVVERAKTYSVPKAIIDRAIEKAKGGSEENFDELRYEGFGPNGSMVIVDTLTNNVNRTASEVRAAFGKNGGNMGVSGSVSYMFDATAVFGIEGKTADEVLELLMEADIEVRDILEEEEAVIVYAEPDQFHAVQEAFKSVGITEFTVAELTMLAQNEVSLEADAHAQFEKMIDALDDLEDVQQVYHNVGEEE, from the coding sequence ATGGGTCGTAAATGGAATAATATTAAAGAAAAGAAAGCGTCCAGAGATGCAAATACGAGTCGTATTTATGCAAAATTTGGTCGTGAAATTTATGTTGTCGCCAAACAAGGCGAACCTGATCCAGAACTGAACCAAGCGCTAAAAATTGTCGTTGAACGTGCGAAAACATATAGTGTACCAAAAGCCATCATTGATCGTGCCATCGAAAAAGCAAAAGGCGGTTCAGAAGAAAACTTCGATGAGCTACGCTATGAAGGCTTCGGACCAAACGGCTCAATGGTCATCGTCGATACATTGACAAACAACGTCAACCGTACCGCTTCTGAAGTACGCGCAGCATTCGGGAAAAACGGTGGCAATATGGGCGTTAGCGGCTCCGTATCATATATGTTCGATGCAACGGCTGTGTTCGGCATTGAAGGCAAAACAGCAGATGAAGTCCTAGAACTGCTCATGGAAGCGGACATCGAAGTACGCGATATCCTAGAGGAAGAAGAAGCGGTTATCGTCTATGCCGAACCTGACCAATTCCATGCTGTACAAGAAGCATTCAAAAGTGTCGGCATTACAGAGTTTACGGTTGCCGAGTTAACTATGCTTGCACAAAACGAGGTCTCACTTGAAGCCGATGCACACGCACAATTCGAAAAAATGATTGATGCATTAGATGATTTGGAAGATGTGCAGCAGGTTTATCATAATGTAGGCGAAGAGGAATAA
- a CDS encoding Crp/Fnr family transcriptional regulator — protein MTEDHHCNHHTEEGLEMQKLCISIVPIFNHLNASEMQEIVKQTNSVSHRRGHTIYRASEPSDGLYIVHKGRVKIYRLSDNGKEQLVRILEPGDFTGELSLFTASIHDAYAEALEPVELCIMGRENFQQFLLKYPAIALKVLSEFSTRLAKTEQQAARIAMESTETRVAMYLADQVEEQQHGNITLPMSRKDLASHLGTTPETVSRKLTDFENAGWIKQRGQRDIVIIDLDALLLI, from the coding sequence ATGACAGAAGATCACCATTGCAATCACCATACAGAAGAAGGCCTAGAGATGCAGAAATTGTGCATCTCTATCGTGCCGATTTTTAACCATTTAAATGCATCTGAAATGCAAGAAATTGTTAAACAGACAAACTCCGTTTCACATCGCCGCGGTCATACGATTTACCGAGCAAGCGAACCTTCAGACGGTTTGTACATTGTCCATAAGGGGCGGGTCAAAATATATCGACTCTCCGATAACGGTAAAGAACAGCTCGTTCGTATTTTGGAGCCAGGAGACTTTACTGGCGAACTGTCATTATTCACAGCATCCATTCACGATGCCTATGCAGAGGCATTAGAACCCGTAGAGTTATGCATTATGGGGCGCGAGAACTTTCAGCAATTTTTATTGAAGTATCCCGCAATTGCACTGAAAGTACTCTCTGAATTTTCCACACGATTAGCCAAAACCGAACAACAGGCCGCCCGCATTGCTATGGAGTCTACAGAAACGCGTGTCGCCATGTATCTCGCGGATCAGGTGGAAGAACAACAACACGGCAACATTACCTTGCCAATGAGCCGTAAAGACCTCGCCTCCCATCTTGGCACAACACCTGAAACCGTCAGCCGCAAACTGACCGATTTCGAAAACGCAGGGTGGATTAAGCAACGAGGACAGCGCGATATCGTCATTATTGACCTAGATGCATTATTACTAATTTAA
- a CDS encoding cation-translocating P-type ATPase, translated as MNAKRTSQITAISGVLLAVAIGLHIANLHTWRQAALIAATIIAGTPIVIKALKALRMKAFSIELLVTIAVIGALFIGEYVESAAVTFLFLFGAFLEARTLEKTRSSLKSLIDMAPLEATIIRDGETITVAIDDVEQGDQVIIRSGEKVAVDGHIASGTATLNESAITGESVPASKSIDDRVFSGTIVDNGFIEVIADRVGGDTTFARIIELVEEAQESQSKTEKFLDRFANIYTPTIVVLSVLVYIFTRNIEMTLTFLVIACPGALVISAPVSIVAGIGNGARNGVIVKGGDIMEKLAKIDTVVFDKTGTLTRGRPEVTDIHVFTGNPQQLLQIVAEAEMISEHHLGQTIVKEAQKQNLPLVHEPENAEVIKGNGIRAQIEGKQLIIGNRKLMAAEGIAIEDSVEAYAVQREKLGNTAVFASVDGKIAGIFSIADRIRPEAESALQQLRADGVKRIIMLTGDNRHTAELVGTQLGFDEVHAELLPEDKVAMVQKLKDAGYNVAMAGDGINDAPAIATADIGLAMGEGGTDISMETADVVLMADRLDQFSHAYALAKATVRNMKQNTFFAVGTVVILLAGVLLGKVFLASGMLIHELSVLAVILNAIRLIRYSKRKPEQSPTEAALLTE; from the coding sequence ATGAATGCCAAACGAACGTCCCAGATTACCGCCATTTCAGGCGTGCTGCTTGCGGTAGCAATCGGGCTGCATATCGCCAATCTACACACTTGGCGACAAGCCGCACTGATTGCTGCAACAATCATTGCCGGAACCCCAATTGTGATTAAAGCACTCAAAGCCCTTCGTATGAAGGCATTCAGCATTGAACTTTTGGTCACGATTGCTGTCATTGGTGCATTGTTCATCGGCGAATATGTTGAATCGGCAGCGGTCACATTCCTGTTTCTATTCGGAGCATTTCTTGAAGCACGTACACTCGAAAAAACACGGTCTTCCTTAAAGTCTTTAATTGACATGGCGCCACTTGAAGCAACAATCATCCGTGATGGCGAAACAATAACTGTCGCCATTGACGATGTTGAACAAGGCGACCAAGTCATTATTCGTTCAGGTGAAAAAGTAGCGGTCGATGGTCATATCGCTTCAGGTACTGCAACGCTGAACGAATCGGCCATTACCGGCGAGTCTGTCCCCGCTTCTAAATCCATCGATGATCGCGTATTCAGCGGAACTATCGTCGACAATGGCTTCATCGAAGTAATTGCTGATCGCGTTGGTGGCGACACAACATTCGCACGCATTATCGAACTTGTAGAAGAAGCACAGGAATCTCAATCGAAAACAGAAAAATTCCTCGATCGTTTTGCTAACATCTACACCCCAACGATTGTCGTATTATCAGTACTCGTTTACATCTTTACCCGAAACATCGAAATGACGTTAACGTTCCTCGTCATCGCTTGTCCAGGAGCACTCGTCATCTCCGCACCCGTTTCCATCGTCGCCGGGATTGGCAATGGTGCACGCAATGGGGTGATCGTCAAAGGCGGCGACATTATGGAGAAGCTGGCAAAAATCGATACTGTCGTGTTTGACAAAACAGGCACACTGACACGCGGACGCCCTGAAGTAACAGACATCCATGTATTCACAGGCAATCCACAACAGTTATTGCAGATTGTTGCGGAAGCTGAAATGATTTCCGAACACCATTTAGGGCAAACGATTGTCAAAGAAGCACAAAAGCAAAACCTGCCACTTGTCCATGAACCCGAAAACGCCGAAGTCATTAAAGGTAACGGCATTCGTGCACAAATCGAAGGCAAACAACTCATCATCGGCAACCGTAAATTGATGGCTGCAGAAGGAATTGCGATTGAAGATTCGGTCGAAGCCTATGCAGTCCAACGTGAAAAGTTGGGCAATACAGCGGTTTTTGCCAGTGTCGATGGCAAAATTGCAGGCATTTTCTCCATCGCGGACAGAATCCGTCCAGAAGCCGAAAGTGCGCTGCAACAATTACGGGCAGACGGTGTGAAACGCATTATCATGCTAACAGGCGACAATCGCCATACGGCTGAACTCGTAGGCACACAGCTCGGATTCGATGAAGTCCATGCAGAGCTACTCCCAGAGGATAAGGTCGCCATGGTGCAGAAGCTGAAAGACGCAGGTTATAACGTTGCCATGGCTGGAGATGGCATTAATGATGCACCTGCAATCGCAACGGCAGACATCGGACTCGCAATGGGTGAAGGCGGTACAGATATCTCGATGGAAACAGCAGACGTCGTGCTAATGGCCGACCGGTTGGACCAATTTTCCCATGCCTACGCACTCGCTAAAGCAACCGTTCGCAACATGAAACAAAATACATTTTTCGCAGTCGGAACAGTCGTTATCCTACTCGCTGGTGTCCTGCTCGGCAAAGTGTTCCTAGCATCTGGTATGCTCATTCATGAATTGAGCGTCCTGGCAGTTATCTTGAACGCTATCCGATTAATTCGGTATAGTAAGAGAAAGCCAGAGCAGTCGCCAACAGAAGCAGCGCTATTAACGGAGTAA
- a CDS encoding heavy-metal-associated domain-containing protein: MKKVVFGLEPLSCPSCIKKIESALKKVDGVKDAKVLFHSGKVRAQFDDSLIQADELQQMIVKLGYPVLSQKVS; this comes from the coding sequence ATGAAAAAAGTCGTATTTGGTTTAGAGCCACTAAGTTGCCCGTCTTGCATTAAGAAAATTGAAAGTGCACTCAAAAAAGTAGACGGTGTCAAGGATGCCAAGGTTTTATTTCACTCTGGGAAAGTACGTGCTCAATTTGACGACAGCCTCATTCAAGCAGATGAACTGCAACAAATGATTGTCAAACTAGGTTATCCCGTGCTTTCACAAAAAGTGTCGTAA